Proteins encoded in a region of the Megalops cyprinoides isolate fMegCyp1 chromosome 3, fMegCyp1.pri, whole genome shotgun sequence genome:
- the LOC118774138 gene encoding GAS2-like protein 2A, translating into MSSIEQATTRSIKPFKSSEEYLYAMKEDLAEWLKDLYSIDIAVNNFLEILETGSILCYHANNVTRVAGEFLQEYGEQARRIHMPTSGVTFVNSAQPATFLARDNISNFINWCRKQMNIKDVLMFETDDLVLRKNEKHFVLCLLEVARRASRFGMAAPVLIQLEHEIEEEIREELDLPQEETPLPRPQRRMSDFKNLDEMVQHLVSRCTCPSQFPMVKVSEGKYRVGDSSTLIFVRILRNHVMVRVGGGWDTLEHYLDKHDPCRCTSLAHKPSKLAGPQRPATPVHEIKTRLTVRQDGQGGAPSTLVLGRTQAPLAPVHWTPSAPSKGLKPVSNPPPRASSSPDPGPRTARELRPPTPIRQRERSATPTRRPLASESRVDSTHTASTRTGREVTRASPSPRLASSLPRPIQPSPASQPETQRPKTPLVFQRSPGQLSLHPQPSPDSRLAQTWTKSQFSSKLRQSATSSTKSTESQNRAPSPVNTQRQGGPVSARPFTPLRCRSPIKNVHPGPRQTAVPAQHTEDNSPPEALQFIRSFSPTKQMRGNILGEPEVRPFTPVRRGQRASGAVDQSVQRKPSPDSSQEAPLSSILNGDTTQKRKQGWRSSAHNASMFPAKQGDSLNTSTICVSVIASDSLATDLRDFQELSSADREEDDREGERECLFPPPPISPAQEASLYQSLEHEILCNMQLLGMDSGDDNSSEDTQEIYKPEPQHQHEHPAEDFSLFSTSKPSLSVSRYTAQGMPRSDSSDPSEVSREVTTKPSEGKMPLDKVDVQSWVATLPGSSRTIPQASREEAGSGHLTVVKPNMTSSWSSLGSSVDSKEPIDAGRPGYAEYDTSAGAAKAIAALEASSTASSAATTDSPTKPRTPSFKQKRALKKPERVPSIYKLKLRPRVRPRRDHRPEKKPSKIPTPLSYRRGQPGRDSRRAKRPGGRVTSPDLRDSHCSSPTLQPGPTAAIRPSQGSCLMRARATTTKSLEEGLGNQEQESWV; encoded by the exons ATGTCCAGTATCGAACAAGCAACCACCCGCAGCATCAAGCCTTTCAAGTCCAGCGAGGAGTATTTGTATGCGATGAAAGAAGATTTAGCCGAGTGGCTGAAGGACCTGTACAGCATTGATATCGCGGTGAACAACTTTCTGGAGATCCTCGAAACAGGGTCCATCCTGTGCTACCacgccaataatgtaacacGTGTAGCAGGGGAGTTCCTCCAGGAGTACGGCGAACAGGCGCGGAGGATACACATGCCCACATCTGGAGTGACGTTCGTCAATTCTGCACAGCCCGCCACCTTCCTGGCTCGGGACAACATCTCAAATTTTATAAACTGGTGTCGGAAACAGATGAATATTAAAG ATGTTCTGATGTTCGAGACAGATGACCTCGTTCTGCGCAAAAACGAGAAGCACTTTGTGCTGTGCCTGCTGGAGGTGGCACGGAGGGCCTCCCGCTTCGGCATGGCGGCGCCCGTCCTGATCCAGCTGGAGCACGAGATCGAGGAGGAGATCCGGGAGGAGCTGGATCTGCCTCAGGAGGAGACGCCGCTGCCCAGGCCCCAGCGCAGGATGTCCGATTTCAAGAACCTGGATGAGATG GTCCAGCATTTGGTGAGCCGCTGCACCTGCCCGTCTCAGTTTCCCATGGTCAAGGTGTCTGAGGGGAAGTATAGAGTGGGGGACTCCAGCACCCTCATCTTTGTGCGG ATCCTGCGGAATCATGTGATGGTGCGGGTGGGAGGCGGCTGGGACACACTGGAGCATTACCTGGACAAACATGACCCCTGCCGCTGCACCTCCCTCG CCCACAAGCCATCTAAGCTGGCCGGCCCCCAGCGTCCAGCCACCCCCGTGCACGAAATCAAGACCCGCCTGACGGTGCGCCAAGACGGCCAGGGCGGAGCACCTTCCACGCTGGTGCTGGGACGCACCCAGGCCCCCCTGGCCCCCGTCCACTGGACCCCCTCCGCCCCGTCAAAAGGGCTGAAACCTGTCAGCAATCCGCCACCCCGCGCCTCTTCCTCTCCAGACCCAGGCCCCCGAACTGCCCGAGAGCTCCGGCCGCCCACTCCCATCCG acagagggagaggtcagCCACACCCACTCGCAGACCACTGGCCTCAGAGAGCAGGGTTGACTCAACCCACACGGCCTCCACCAGGACAGGCAGAGAGGTCACGCGCGCATCACCCTCCCCTCGCCTTGCCAGCAGTCTCCCCCGGCCCATCCAGCCCTCCCCAGCCTCGCAGCCAGAGACCCAGAGACCCAAAACACCACTGGTCTTCCAGAGGAGCCCGGGCCAGCTCTCCCTCCACCCGCAGCCTTCCCCAGACTCCAGGCTAGCCCAGACCTGGACCAAATCCCAGTTTTCCTCCAAGCTGAGGCAGAGTGCTACATCCAGCACAAAGAGCACAGAGTCCCAAAACAGAGCCCCCAGCCCAGTTAACACACAGAGGCAAGGAGGGCCAGTTTCCGCCCGGCCCTTCACGCCATTACGGTGCCGCAGCCCCATCAAGAACGTCCATCCTGGCCCTAGACAAACTGCCGTGCCTGCCCAGCACACTGAAGACAACAGCCCGCCAGAGGCCCTACAATTCATTCGCTCCTTTAGTCCAACAAAGCAGATGAGAGGCAACATATTGGGAGAACCGGAAGTGAGACCCTTTACACCTGTCCGGAGAGGCCAGAGGGCAAGCGGTGCGGTGGACCAGTCAGTCCAAAGGAAACCCTCCCCTGACAGCTCCCAGGAAGCCCCTCTGAGCAGCATTTTAAATGGAGACACCACACAGAAGAGAAAGCAGGGCTGGAGAAGCTCAGCACACAATGCATCAATGTTCCCTGCTAAACAGGGGGACTCCCTCAACACTAGCACAATTTGCGTCAGCGTTATAGCATCTGACAGTCTGGCTACCGATCTGCGGGACTTTCAGGAGCTCAgcagtgcagacagagaggaggatgaCAGGGAAGGTGAAAGGGAGTGTCTCTTCCCTCCACCACCCATCAGCCCTGCTCAAGAGGCCAGTCTGTACCAGAGCCTGGAGCACGAGATCCTGTGCAACATGCAGCTCCTCGGCATGGACTCAGGTGATGACAACAGCTCTGAAGACACCCAGGAAATCTACAAGCCGGAGCCTCAGCATCAGCACGAGCACCCTGCTGAagatttctctctcttctccaccTCCAAgccatctctttctgtctcgCGGTACACTGCTCAGGGCATGCCCAGATCCGATTCCAGTGATCCCAGTGAAGTCAGCCGTGAGGTAACCACCAAGCCCTCTGAAGGGAAGATGCCACTCGACAAGGTAGATGTGCAAAGCTGGGTGGCTACACTCCCCGGCAGCTCCAGAACCATTCCCCAAGCAAGTCGTGAGGAGGCGGGCTCAGGTCACCTCACAGTGGTGAAACCCAACATGACAAGCTCCTGGTCCTCCCTAGGCTCCAGCGTGGATTCAAAGGAGCCTATAGATGCTGGGAGGCCAGGCTACGCAGAGTATGATACCAGTGCAGGAGCAGCCAAGGCCATTGCGGCTCTTGAGGCCTCCAGCACTGCATCTTCTGCTGCCACCACAGACAGTCCTACCAAACCCAGGACCCCGTCCTTCAAGCAGAAGAGGGCCCTGAAGAAGCCAGAGAGGGTGCCGTCCATCTACAAGCTGAAACTACGGCCCAGGGTCCGACCCCGACGGGACCACAGGCCTGAGAAGAAGCCCTCTAAGATCCCCACCCCGCTGTCCTACAGGAGAGGCCAGCCTGGCCGCGACTCGCGAAGGGCCAAAAGGCCTGGGGGCCGAGTCACTAGCCCTGACCTACGCGATTCACACTGCTCTTCCCCTACCCTCCAACCCGGCCCCACGGCTGCCATACGCCCCTCACAGGGCAGCTGCCTCATGAGGGCTAGGGCCACCACAACAAAATCACTAGAGGAGGGGCTGGGGAACCAAGAGCAGGAATCCTGGGTGTGA